From a single Pseudomonas cremoricolorata genomic region:
- a CDS encoding phage tail tube protein, whose translation MSSGAKVQTAFIREITPGVTPPGPWSVLTRISFGLMPTYNTEENNEIGFTRMAQGTTQTTVDVGGDVETKWRYGVLDDLLASCFGSEWVNDTLTMGDKRITFSVASYATDIGVAGVARGAQVSTMAFDFPGDNEITVTTTLAARGWDDKGDNTSYIVNAQTEQSQRRYTFKDISGLKINGVQVGEDNACVDSFNLQFDNEVQTQRCIGNGSPYPGNIIPTRFTPSGSITIAWSKMAYNLWRAQQNGDAIRLEFTVANADGGYDFVIPELEVTGDWPDGGATDIIQVELNFTARRVPPTITRLPAPVAIGTVTITPETLSVKVGATADLEVVVTPTGASQAVRWTTSDATVATVSETGLVTGVKVGTATITATSVADGTKTDTSAVTVTA comes from the coding sequence ATGAGCAGCGGCGCCAAGGTCCAAACAGCATTCATCCGTGAGATCACGCCGGGCGTCACCCCGCCAGGCCCATGGAGCGTGCTCACCCGTATCAGCTTCGGGTTGATGCCCACCTACAACACCGAAGAGAACAACGAAATCGGCTTCACGCGCATGGCGCAGGGCACCACCCAGACCACCGTCGACGTAGGCGGCGATGTTGAGACCAAATGGCGCTACGGCGTCCTCGACGATCTGCTGGCATCCTGCTTCGGTAGCGAATGGGTCAACGACACCCTGACCATGGGCGACAAGCGCATCACGTTCTCTGTGGCGTCCTACGCGACAGATATCGGCGTTGCCGGCGTTGCTCGCGGCGCGCAAGTCTCAACCATGGCTTTCGATTTCCCCGGTGACAATGAGATCACCGTCACCACGACCCTGGCGGCGCGAGGATGGGATGACAAGGGCGACAACACGTCTTATATCGTCAATGCCCAGACCGAGCAGAGCCAGCGCCGCTACACCTTCAAGGACATCAGCGGCCTGAAGATCAACGGAGTACAGGTGGGCGAAGACAACGCCTGCGTCGACAGCTTCAACCTGCAGTTCGACAACGAGGTGCAGACCCAGCGCTGCATCGGCAACGGCAGCCCTTACCCCGGCAACATCATCCCAACCCGGTTCACGCCGTCCGGCTCGATCACGATTGCCTGGTCGAAGATGGCTTACAACCTCTGGCGGGCCCAGCAAAACGGCGATGCGATCAGGCTCGAGTTCACCGTTGCCAACGCCGATGGCGGCTATGACTTCGTGATCCCTGAACTGGAAGTGACCGGCGACTGGCCGGACGGTGGCGCGACCGACATCATCCAGGTCGAGCTCAACTTCACCGCCCGCCGCGTACCGCCGACCATCACTCGTCTGCCGGCGCCGGTAGCCATTGGCACCGTGACCATCACCCCAGAGACGTTGTCGGTCAAGGTGGGCGCTACCGCGGACCTGGAAGTGGTCGTGACCCCGACGGGCGCCAGCCAAGCCGTGCGCTGGACTACCTCCGACGCAACGGTTGCCACGGTGAGCGAAACCGGCCTGGTCACTGGCGTGAAGGTCGGCACTGCAACCATCACCGCCACCAGTGTTGCCGACGGCACCAAGACCGACACCAGTGCAGTGACCGTCACCGCCTAA
- a CDS encoding superinfection immunity protein → MLDTGTAGALMLGIMGFVIYFLPTINAKSRKHPNRGSIFALNLFLGWTLIGWVAAVVWSASSINKDVKQMPGSSKYKDLDRLVSMKERGHITDDEFEIEKKKLLGG, encoded by the coding sequence ATGCTTGATACCGGTACAGCCGGCGCTTTGATGCTCGGGATTATGGGTTTTGTTATCTACTTTTTGCCAACTATCAATGCGAAAAGCAGGAAGCATCCAAATCGAGGAAGCATCTTTGCCCTCAATCTGTTTCTCGGCTGGACCCTTATCGGATGGGTTGCAGCTGTAGTCTGGTCCGCCTCATCAATAAACAAAGATGTGAAGCAAATGCCTGGATCGAGTAAATATAAGGATCTAGATAGGCTGGTATCTATGAAAGAGCGCGGACATATCACAGATGATGAGTTCGAAATAGAGAAAAAGAAGCTCCTAGGGGGCTAA
- a CDS encoding phage tail length tape measure family protein gives MSQESRLSITIDSRPAKKNADDLSQALERVEQTGDDAASSAQHLSQVSVTLGSSLGKMASAASRALSQIEKSSASTDQQIAALTTQVGRLSSGFGAFSATQSSINAQLTRLASSLEQCASGSRQAETSMDGLARSSRAAEQSVDQQRQELARLIGQINPTVAALDRLDTMQDRLRRYRDTGLIDRDTYREYTQRIETMREAVGETAEGMNRAGMSARAYNAALRGLPAQFTDIAVSLQAGQAPLTVFLQQGGQLKDMFGGIGPAARAMGGYILGLINPFTLAAAAAATLAIVFYDAEKTIGAFNKSLYSGAANSGQTVEGMARIALSVAELTGSISEARDAVMALAASGKSGEIQFKNLAQAAAAVGQFTGQSAAEVAKSFGSLGDSATKAAQKISQQYGLIAAEQYELIRSLEEQGRTEEANDKLSESLNSNAQARLRQYRQSLSEVEKDWNSIGTAISNAYTKVKAELFPDQNKEIEIAQRILDRRKNGGFIGALSNLFSFGDNTNQALKSKVKLLTEGREQYAKAAQEAAAETRANQERIDAEGRWESSQLEYLDKQSKKRKEIADARELGLKAGRSEEEIAKRISAIEEKYADKRKPKKPKTPREDNRGVSEAENTFSRLYGQYDPAAQAARDLAKEQGQLDLALSKGRITQEEYGKALAQASTNYAAAIKGAQGLTAVEQYRAQLQRQLVNEQTQYQLDAASVGMGDLQASRMQQRLNLEMQTNDRLLQLQTELATASDEKQRQALQGQINAINEFLPQQVAAMQAGWAQMDQAMLNPINGWTAAVQNFGNQARDIAGQTQSIFSSAFNTISTDVTDAIMNGQLSFSTLGNIARNVARDIISGFVKIGVQMAVNAALNATLGAAAAGENIVLAGTTAAAWAPAAAMASLATLGTNSVPAAAALTSTTALASTLAVIPGFATGGLVSGAGTGTSDSIMARLSDGEFVVNASATKRNRALLEAINSNERISPAGMSRTTSSAQASGGPSAYGINQNINIINQHTGAQVEARRMPNGDVEVIIQEAVKRSVDEVAGQLSNGYGPVVDAGVGAYKWRRPGE, from the coding sequence ATGTCGCAGGAATCACGCCTATCGATAACCATCGACTCGAGGCCCGCCAAGAAGAATGCTGACGATCTCAGCCAGGCACTGGAAAGGGTAGAGCAGACCGGTGACGATGCGGCATCTTCTGCTCAGCACCTCAGCCAAGTATCTGTCACCCTTGGGTCTAGCCTAGGGAAGATGGCCTCGGCAGCTAGCCGCGCACTCAGCCAGATTGAAAAATCCTCGGCCTCGACTGATCAGCAGATTGCCGCACTGACTACGCAGGTGGGACGGCTGTCGAGTGGGTTCGGGGCGTTCTCTGCAACCCAGTCTTCAATCAATGCCCAACTGACAAGGCTCGCATCTTCGCTTGAGCAATGCGCCAGCGGGTCTCGGCAGGCAGAAACGTCCATGGACGGACTGGCGCGCAGCTCTCGCGCAGCGGAGCAGTCCGTCGATCAGCAACGTCAAGAACTGGCGCGGCTTATAGGCCAGATCAACCCAACAGTTGCCGCGCTCGACCGCCTGGATACCATGCAGGATCGCTTGCGACGGTATCGAGATACCGGGCTGATCGATAGGGACACCTATCGTGAGTACACTCAGCGCATTGAAACCATGCGCGAGGCCGTGGGTGAAACTGCCGAAGGGATGAACAGAGCAGGAATGTCCGCGCGAGCTTATAACGCCGCACTGCGCGGACTGCCGGCGCAGTTCACAGACATAGCAGTAAGCCTTCAAGCCGGGCAAGCGCCACTGACAGTTTTCCTTCAGCAGGGTGGGCAGCTCAAGGATATGTTCGGAGGCATCGGTCCCGCAGCGCGCGCCATGGGCGGATACATACTCGGCTTAATAAATCCATTCACATTGGCTGCGGCAGCCGCAGCGACGTTAGCGATAGTCTTCTATGACGCCGAAAAAACCATCGGCGCCTTCAACAAATCTTTGTATTCTGGGGCGGCAAACTCTGGCCAGACGGTTGAGGGGATGGCCAGGATCGCCCTCTCTGTGGCAGAGCTTACTGGCAGCATTTCTGAAGCCAGAGATGCTGTTATGGCGCTTGCCGCCTCAGGTAAATCAGGAGAGATTCAATTCAAGAATCTAGCCCAGGCAGCTGCAGCTGTAGGCCAATTCACCGGACAAAGCGCGGCTGAAGTTGCAAAATCATTCGGCTCATTAGGAGATAGCGCGACTAAGGCTGCTCAGAAGATTAGTCAGCAATACGGTCTGATAGCCGCCGAACAATATGAATTAATCCGGTCGCTTGAGGAGCAGGGCAGGACTGAGGAGGCAAATGATAAGCTCAGCGAGTCTCTAAACTCTAATGCACAGGCAAGGCTACGTCAGTACCGACAATCTCTTTCTGAGGTTGAGAAGGATTGGAATTCCATAGGTACAGCCATAAGCAATGCCTATACGAAAGTAAAGGCAGAGCTATTTCCTGACCAGAACAAAGAAATAGAAATCGCTCAGCGAATTCTTGATAGACGGAAAAACGGTGGGTTCATAGGTGCTCTATCCAATCTATTCAGCTTTGGAGACAATACAAATCAGGCCCTAAAATCTAAGGTTAAGCTTCTCACTGAAGGCAGGGAGCAGTATGCAAAGGCAGCACAAGAAGCGGCAGCAGAAACAAGAGCAAACCAGGAAAGAATAGATGCAGAGGGTCGCTGGGAAAGCTCACAGCTCGAATATCTGGACAAGCAGTCTAAGAAAAGAAAGGAGATTGCCGATGCTAGAGAGTTGGGGCTCAAGGCCGGCCGAAGCGAAGAAGAAATAGCCAAGCGCATTTCTGCTATCGAAGAAAAGTACGCTGACAAGCGAAAGCCTAAAAAACCCAAGACGCCACGGGAAGACAACCGCGGCGTATCCGAAGCAGAAAACACCTTCTCCCGTCTCTATGGCCAGTATGATCCGGCTGCTCAAGCGGCAAGAGATCTCGCCAAAGAGCAGGGTCAGCTCGATCTGGCTTTGAGCAAAGGCAGGATCACGCAGGAGGAGTATGGCAAGGCGCTGGCGCAGGCCTCGACCAACTATGCCGCCGCGATCAAGGGCGCCCAAGGCTTGACAGCAGTCGAGCAATACCGCGCCCAACTGCAGCGTCAGCTGGTCAACGAGCAGACCCAGTACCAGTTGGATGCCGCAAGTGTTGGGATGGGCGACTTGCAAGCCTCGCGCATGCAGCAACGCCTCAATCTGGAGATGCAGACGAATGACCGTCTGCTGCAACTACAGACGGAGCTGGCAACTGCTTCTGACGAAAAGCAGAGGCAGGCGCTGCAGGGCCAGATCAATGCGATCAACGAGTTCCTGCCCCAGCAAGTTGCAGCAATGCAGGCCGGCTGGGCGCAGATGGATCAGGCCATGCTCAACCCTATCAACGGGTGGACTGCGGCAGTCCAAAACTTCGGCAACCAGGCTCGTGATATCGCAGGGCAAACCCAGTCAATCTTCTCGAGCGCGTTCAATACGATTTCGACCGATGTGACCGACGCGATCATGAACGGGCAGCTTTCGTTCAGCACCCTCGGCAACATCGCTCGAAACGTGGCGCGGGACATCATCTCCGGGTTTGTAAAAATCGGAGTTCAGATGGCGGTGAACGCTGCCCTGAACGCGACTCTTGGCGCGGCTGCGGCAGGCGAGAACATTGTTCTTGCAGGCACCACAGCGGCTGCCTGGGCGCCAGCTGCTGCAATGGCCTCCCTGGCAACCCTTGGCACCAACTCCGTGCCTGCCGCCGCCGCGCTGACCTCAACGACTGCACTTGCAAGCACGCTGGCTGTGATACCTGGATTCGCCACGGGCGGCCTTGTGTCTGGGGCGGGAACTGGCACTTCGGACAGCATCATGGCCCGCCTAAGTGATGGTGAGTTTGTGGTGAACGCATCGGCTACCAAAAGGAATCGAGCGCTCTTGGAGGCCATCAACTCAAACGAGCGCATCTCACCGGCTGGCATGTCGAGAACGACAAGCTCGGCCCAGGCATCTGGCGGCCCTAGCGCTTACGGCATCAATCAAAACATCAACATCATCAATCAGCACACCGGCGCTCAAGTTGAGGCGCGCAGGATGCCGAATGGCGATGTTGAGGTGATCATCCAAGAGGCCGTGAAGCGGTCGGTGGATGAAGTTGCCGGCCAGCTATCCAACGGATATGGGCCGGTAGTTGATGCCGGCGTAGGTGCATACAAGTGGCGCCGTCCTGGCGAATAA
- a CDS encoding DUF1833 family protein yields the protein MNPIEVCYASSGGPDMMLVDTIEVWEEGSSFRHLYASGYSDRVCTTEDGRTLTFTALAMELGWPKNDNSGFQSIIIGLDNTTGEPQLAVEAARRSGNKVWGTLRRYLAGDLSFPQERFRMQLLSRDYEPDSQVAKLTFGFFDLLNTTGNRRILTAEDAPGLRYT from the coding sequence ATGAATCCAATCGAAGTGTGCTACGCCTCTAGTGGCGGACCGGACATGATGCTGGTGGACACCATTGAGGTGTGGGAGGAGGGCAGCAGCTTCCGGCACCTTTATGCCTCTGGATACAGCGACAGGGTGTGCACCACCGAAGACGGCAGGACGCTGACGTTCACTGCGCTGGCCATGGAGCTGGGCTGGCCGAAGAACGACAACAGCGGCTTCCAAAGCATCATCATCGGCCTGGACAACACCACCGGCGAGCCGCAACTGGCCGTTGAGGCAGCCAGGCGGTCAGGAAACAAGGTGTGGGGCACTCTGCGCCGTTACCTGGCTGGCGATCTGTCGTTTCCGCAAGAGCGCTTCCGCATGCAGTTGCTGAGCCGCGACTACGAGCCTGACAGCCAGGTCGCCAAGCTCACCTTCGGATTCTTCGACCTGCTCAACACCACTGGCAACCGCCGCATTCTCACCGCCGAAGACGCCCCAGGCCTCAGGTACACCTAA